The following are encoded together in the Panicum virgatum strain AP13 chromosome 6K, P.virgatum_v5, whole genome shotgun sequence genome:
- the LOC120713315 gene encoding uncharacterized protein LOC120713315, protein MRPIDLGGLGIRNLEIMGWALQMRWLWIEKTKPNRPWAGLEVPVHSNTVALFAVSVVTSVGNGENTLFWSDRWLHGCSIENLAPNVFKCIPARLKKARTVKDALHELTWVSDIRGALGWQGLVEYLDLWDVLTDVILHVLVVNTTDDTHHWKFEASGNFSSKSAYRAFFAGSVSFEPWKRLWKSWAPSKCKTFIWLAIRNRCWTADRLQKRGLSHPARCPAVRPRRRDSPTSTHHMCLRPTVLV, encoded by the exons ATGAGACCTATTGATTTGGGAGGCTTAGGAATTCGTAACCTTGAAATTATGGGTTGGGCACTGCAAATGCGTTGGCTTTGGATTGAGAAAACAAAACCGAATCGGCCTTGGGCTGGTCTTGAGGTCCCAGTTCACTCCAACACTGTTGCTCTGTTCGCTGTGTCAGTAGTCACTTCGGTTGGTAATGGGGAAAATACTTTGTTCTGGTCTGATCGCTGGTTACATGGCTGCAGCATAGAAAACCTTGCACCTAATGTTTTCAAGTGCATACCTGCAAGATTGAAGAAGGCAAGAACAGTGAAGGATGCTTTGCACGAGCTAACCTGGGTGTCAGACATCCGTGGAGCTCTTGGTTGGCAGGGTCTGGTTGAATATTTGGACCTTTGGGATGTGCTCACTGATGTTATTTTACATG ttttggtcgtcaacaccaCTGATGATACCCATCATTGGAAGTTCGAAGCTTCAGGGAATTTCTCCTCTAAGTCGGCATACAGGGCCTTCTTTGCAGGATCAGTGAGCTTTGAGCCATGGAAACGGCTTTGGAAATCTTGGGCCCCTAGCAAATGTAAAACCTTCATTTGGCTGGCCATTCGTAACCGGTGTTGGACGGCTGACCGTTTACAAAAAAGAGGGCTCTCTCACCCTGCTCGCTGCCCCGCTGTGCGACCAAGAAGAAGAGACAGTCCAACATCTACTCACCACATGTGTCTTCGCCCGACAGTTTTGGTTTAG